A single region of the Anguilla anguilla isolate fAngAng1 chromosome 17, fAngAng1.pri, whole genome shotgun sequence genome encodes:
- the LOC118216721 gene encoding guanine nucleotide-binding protein G(I)/G(S)/G(O) subunit gamma-T2-like encodes MARDMSDKDLLKMELDQLKVEVKTEREPLSKTAKAIVEWVDSHSPEDPLIKGVSEDKNPYKEKSGCEIS; translated from the exons ATGGCGCGGGACATGTCTGATAAGGACCTCCTGAAGATGGAGCTCGATCAGCTGAAGGTGGAGGTAAAAACTGAGAGGGAACCG CTGTCAAAGACGGCCAAAGCGATTGTAGAATGGGTTGACAGCCATTCTCCCGAAGACCCCCTCATCAAAGGAGTGTCGGAAGATAAGAACCCCTACAAGGAGAAGAGCGGCTGTGAAATAAGCtag